Proteins from a genomic interval of Caulobacter rhizosphaerae:
- a CDS encoding GIY-YIG nuclease family protein, with product MVAADAWIAVYMMTDHYRGTLYTGVTANFQSRIIQHREGVGGFTRRYDLKRLVWYEIHDRMTDAIQRETSIKRWRRQWKINLIERDNPRWDDLYEAVFNWTPVPRVI from the coding sequence ATGGTCGCCGCCGACGCCTGGATCGCCGTCTACATGATGACCGACCATTATCGCGGCACGCTCTACACCGGCGTCACCGCCAATTTCCAAAGCCGCATCATCCAGCATCGCGAAGGCGTCGGCGGCTTCACGCGGCGCTACGATCTCAAGCGTCTGGTCTGGTACGAAATCCATGACCGGATGACCGACGCCATCCAGCGCGAGACCTCGATCAAGCGCTGGCGGCGCCAGTGGAAGATCAACCTGATCGAACGCGACAATCCGCGTTGGGACGACCTCTATGAGGCGGTGTTCAACTGGACGCCGGTTCCTCGTGTGATTTGA
- a CDS encoding EcsC family protein gives MTASTSQDLAAWRARITKPAGPLGKASRAVQRKINTIIPEKVHAAITAAMEAMTRAILTGADFATASPLQNATLEQREAKVATAIQGWKTAAGAEGGVAGAGGFLLAAADFPLLMSFKLKLLFEIAALYGHDGSVLSERLYILHIFELAFSDVEHRVKVLEAMDDWDARAHPADLKGFDWRSFQQQYRDHIDLAKLAQLLPVVGAPVGAVVNWRLTAHLGKTAMMAYRMRWVDEAKGAASHPLPAGEGGAQA, from the coding sequence ATGACCGCCTCCACCTCCCAAGACCTCGCCGCCTGGCGCGCCCGCATCACCAAGCCCGCCGGGCCGCTGGGCAAGGCCTCGCGGGCCGTGCAGCGGAAAATCAACACGATCATTCCCGAGAAGGTCCACGCCGCGATCACCGCGGCCATGGAGGCCATGACCCGGGCGATCCTGACCGGGGCCGACTTCGCCACGGCGTCGCCGCTCCAAAACGCCACGCTGGAGCAGCGCGAGGCCAAGGTGGCGACCGCGATCCAGGGCTGGAAGACCGCCGCCGGGGCCGAGGGCGGGGTGGCCGGGGCGGGCGGGTTCCTGCTGGCGGCGGCCGACTTCCCGCTGCTGATGAGCTTCAAGCTGAAGCTCCTATTCGAGATCGCCGCCCTCTACGGCCATGACGGGAGCGTGCTGAGCGAGCGGCTCTATATCCTGCACATCTTCGAGCTGGCCTTCTCGGACGTGGAGCACCGCGTCAAGGTGCTGGAGGCCATGGACGACTGGGACGCGCGCGCCCACCCGGCCGACCTGAAGGGCTTCGACTGGCGGTCGTTCCAGCAGCAGTACCGCGACCACATCGACCTGGCCAAGCTGGCCCAGCTGTTGCCCGTGGTCGGCGCCCCGGTCGGGGCCGTGGTCAACTGGCGGCTGACGGCGCACCTGGGGAAGACGGCGATGATGGCCTATCGGATGCGGTGGGTCGATGAAGCCAAGGGCGCCGCCTCGCACCCTCTCCCAGCGGGAGAGGGTGGGGCCCAAGCGTAG
- a CDS encoding chromosomal replication initiator DnaA, whose protein sequence is MPRQFRLPLTVPPRWDRESFASSPTNAEALEGLDAWPAWPDGRLALVGPAGTGKTHLARDWARQTSAVVVEAASTGHGPLDLAALRGRPLLVEDADRRADGDLVDDETLFHLINMAGVDGGSLLLTGRLAPVAWDAGVPDLRSRLNALTVARIAEPDDVVLEAVLRRGFEAAGIRPAADLYPYLMARLPRSAPAALAAVSALDEASIQQGREVNKALALAVLDFGGAEDEED, encoded by the coding sequence TTGCCCCGTCAGTTCCGACTGCCGCTGACCGTCCCGCCCCGCTGGGACCGGGAGTCGTTCGCGTCGTCGCCGACCAACGCCGAGGCGCTGGAGGGGCTGGACGCCTGGCCGGCCTGGCCCGACGGGCGGCTGGCCCTGGTCGGGCCGGCGGGGACGGGCAAGACGCACCTGGCGCGCGACTGGGCGCGGCAGACCTCGGCCGTGGTGGTCGAGGCGGCCTCCACCGGTCACGGGCCGCTGGACCTGGCCGCCCTGCGCGGCCGGCCGCTGCTGGTCGAGGACGCCGACCGCCGCGCTGACGGCGACCTGGTCGACGACGAGACCCTGTTCCACCTGATCAACATGGCCGGGGTCGACGGCGGCAGCCTGCTGCTGACCGGCCGCCTGGCCCCCGTGGCGTGGGACGCGGGCGTCCCCGACCTGCGCTCGCGGCTCAACGCCCTGACCGTGGCCCGGATCGCCGAGCCCGACGACGTGGTGCTGGAGGCGGTGCTGCGCCGCGGCTTCGAGGCCGCGGGCATCCGGCCGGCGGCGGACCTCTATCCCTATCTGATGGCGCGATTGCCCAGGTCGGCGCCGGCGGCCCTGGCGGCGGTGAGCGCGCTGGACGAGGCGTCGATCCAGCAGGGCCGCGAGGTCAACAAGGCCCTGGCCCTGGCCGTGCTGGATTTCGGGGGCGCGGAGGACGAGGAGGACTGA